The DNA segment TTCTTTGTGTGCAGTGGGCAATGTTCTCTAGAAATGTGAAGTACAGTATTAATTACAAACCGATTCTATGCACTATATTGTACTCACGCATCACTTGCTGCTTGACCACCGACTCCCTGCCATAGCGATTTAATAACTCCTCCATAAAGGAGACAAAATGCTGCAGCTTCCATGTGCGGTAGAAGATGACATTTGATGCGGTGCCGGCTGCTTTGATGAGTGTACGCAATTGTCGCAGAATCTCGTGTGAGTTCTTTACGATATCCACAAATATCGAGGTAATCAAGGCTAATTTATCACATGCCAATGCCATTTCATCCGGATAATAACCAATCTCCTCATCGGGTTTATCCAAGCAACGGGTCTTCTTCGCTTCAATGGCATAGCACAAGGCGATGCCGCGCTGATGAGCCAACTGCCATTTCGCATAGTTTGCCGTAATATCCTTTACCAAGGATTCCAGACGAGCCTTGCAATTGGCCAAATTCGCTTGCTGCTTAACCGGCGACTGCGGATGATGGCTATCGACAACTGCAACGGAATTTTAGATGTTATGGGTTGACAACTTGCACACCTTTTCAACTTACACCGCACTGGAGTTAGAGATGTATTTAAAAGTTCCATACTTCTCATAAAACCgttgttttaattaataaaataaaaaaattaaaatctaaatttaGTCAAgtctgaaaacaaaaacaataaagacGAAGCTGACAGCTGTTTGTGTGTTATCGAAACTTATTATCGAAACATTTTCGGcatagcaacaaaataaagaaaatgtggggttattattaaaagcagaacaattaataattttaaaaatattaaaattttatttttaattatatttagctATATCAATTAACAATTCAAGGGTTGCAATATGATATGTAGCTATCAACGCAAATGGTTCCATCCTAATAACAGTGTTACCATTTTATATCTACTTTGGCACTCACCCGCAGTatattcttcatatttttggTAGAAAAcagtatatttcaatattgaaCTTACGGTCACGCTGGCTACCACCATTAAACGTGGCGGTGGCGAGTTTTCTATCATAAGTTAGGTTATATATCGTATGCATCAAAtcatacaattatttataagctAGTTTTTTAAGGAAAAAACACTTAAATTTAGTGAATTTGCAGTGCGAAATCTTTAAAAAACCACAGACGAACACTTGGCACAAACGGTAAGCATGGAAAACCAATGCAAATCTAAATTTTACATAACAATTATGGTGCtttatacaaaaagaaaaaaaggcgAAAACGAACGAAGCCTCTGCCTGCCTTTCCAAAATTAAATgtgcgacagcagcagctgcctggTTTGGTGTACAAACAGATTTTGCTTTGTGTAATTACAACGCCGCTAGTATTGAACAATTTGCGCGGCGtaaattgtttgtgttttttattgcaacaaataaattgttatagtTTGGCAGTAGTTCTGATTAAAGTggaaaatttcatatttttatacatacaaaaaatgcTATGTATAACAGCGCACACcaacacatgcatacatacacacgtacACAAGACCATCGGCCATTCGAATACatacacacgctcacacattaatacaaattacacACATAGACAGCGTGTGCGTATGTATGGATGAACGAGCGAAAGATTGCggtgcaaaatacaaaaatcatgcgaattttcaaaattgcgTAGTAAGAAAGTGCTGCATTAGTTTATCCAAATTTCTTTCTGCCAAGTGAATACTGTAGATTATATTGTGCGCGCTTTGCCGGTCAAACGTTAAAATAccattgcaaaaaaaatttaaaaaaaaaagttaaaagtgcATGTGGCAAAAGTTTCTCTTCAAATGATATTTGAACCAAGTTTTTTTTGACCCTTTACTACTACATAAAAGTCAACTCTTCAGATTTCTTTGTTGAAGCATTTTTGTCGTCATCAGTCAGTAGTAGtcttccattttgtttttctttttttttttgtattttgctgcCGTTGTGCCGCTGGCGtcgctgcctgctgctgttcgtggtgaatttctcatattttatgcaattcaTTGCGTTTGTTTTGAGTTCATGTAATGGTCGAAATACCTCACTGATGTGCAATacatgaaataataataggaATAACAACTATCTTAAACGTGTGAAGTGTGAAAATTTTGTGTtctattttgtgtgtgctgcgcTGTTTTATTAGCATTGACGCACATACAAACGTATGTACGTACATTTTGAGGGCATTGCTTCTTTGTatctttcttttcattttacattCGCTTTCACGACGTAGCCTCAGCACATGGCGTTGCCACAtggttatttttttctttgcacacattcacattttgtGTATGAACTACAGTCTCGCGAAAGTAGCAGCGCAGTGTTATTATTGAGTgtaattcttttaatttgtttacgcTATCAATATATtgtggtatataaatacaagGCTGTTGCTTTCGACCGGACTTTCAAGCAAAGGTCTGGCAATACGTAACAAATGGCGCGCAAAATGTGGTGAACCGGCACTTTGCTTATGGTTGCCCTTTTGCTCTATTCACCATTTCTACcttttgaaagaaaaaaaagttcgTTGTTCTCACGGCATCGATAGGCAACACTtgtaaaatgtgtgtgtaggtgtgtgagtgtgttgaaATGAATGACGCTGTAGCTGGGACATCGCTACGCCAACGACGTTTAGCGCATGTTGTGATatagcgaaaagaaaaacaatttccaaaaaatattttctcgTATCAGAGTGTGGAAACGGCAATAATACGACCAGCGTGCTTAAAGACCACATGCAAGAGCAAGCGGAGCGTTGCAAACGCCGAACAACTTGTGAACGTGTACAAAAAGCAGTTAGACGACGATACAGGCAAAGCGGACATACACGACCATTCAcacatacatgtgtgtgtgcatatgtatACCGGCCGGTTGCTGTCAGTAGCgcgccgacgacgacgacgacaacggcTCTGCTTACCTGCCTTTCATAATTATTTGTGCCTATTTTAGCTGCTTTGCTATATACAGTACATaagagtgtgtatgtgcgagtgtgtgtgtgcgtgattTGCTGCTGTCATCCGTTCTCTCTCGTCGAATGTGGCCAGAGTTTATGTAGATCTACTTTTATCTCTTGGTATTTCTGTCTTTACtgattatttgtatttttctttttgtgctctttcaatatatttcatgTCTCTTccgcgacaacaacaatggacaCCGCTTgggcacataaataaaaaacggCCTAATCTAATAATTAGAAAGTTACGTGTAGACGTCGtggcttttgtttaattattttgaaaaataatacaaaaaacaacaaaaaaaaaaactttggcAACTAAAACCAACCCCTACAACAACACAAGCatcaaacaacagcaactagtgttaaattgaaaagtgtaTACAAGCGATAAagaaaccaacaaaacaaGACACCAACCGACAACAGAAGAAGAAATTCAAGTCCACAAGTGTaaaataaacagcagcaaaattacgtcaattattgaaaatatacccgGCGCAATAGCTCACAACAACCATCAAAACAACATCATGGAAGAAGACGAGAGGGGCAAACTTTTTGTTGGCGGCCTGTCCTGGGAGACAACGCAAGAGAATCTCTCTCGTTATTTCTGTCGTTTCGGCGACATCATCGATTGTGTTGTAATGAAGAACAACGAGAGCGGTAGATCGCGTGGCTTCGGCTTTGTCACCTTCGCTGATCCCACGAACGTCAACCATGTGCTTCAGAATGGTCCGCATACGCTCGACGGTCGTACCATCGATCCCAAGCCGTGCAATCCACGCACGCTGCAGAAGCCCAAGAAGGGCGGCGGCTACAAGGTCTTCCTTGGCGGTCTGCCATCGAACGTTACGGAGACTGATCTGCGCACGTTCTTTGGCCGTTATGGCAAGGTCACCGAGGTGGTCATCATGTACGACCAGGAGAAGAAAAAGTCTCGTGGATTCGGATTCTTGTCCTTCGAGGAGGAGTCCTCTGTGGAACATGTGACCAACGAGCGTTACATCAATTTGAATGGCAAGCAGGTGCGTAATCATcaacaattttacaaattaaaaccATTTACTATCTGAAACAGAACTAAAAATTGAGCTGCAAAGCAAATGTCCATTCCATTTTTAGACTATGTGAAAATATTGGCTGCTATCTAAAGTAATAACCTAATAATGCAGACGATCAGCAATATTTTCATCATGATTAGTCCGATTGTTATAAGTTATAAAATTAACTGTagcttattaaaatatgtctGAAACCTATGATTGGTTCGTGTCTCTCACAAGCACTggttaaaataaattctgtGGTTTGTGCGAGAATAACTCAACTCTAATTTTAACGTATTAAATAAGGTTTGAGCATTTATAGGCGATTAAACATCGTGTAGAAATTGTAGGTTTCAAATATTCGCTGATTAAGCAGTAAAGAAAATGCAGCACATCACTCTGTGATTCCATTTTGATTTCGATGTTATAAGACTTCGTTTTTGAAGAAACTATTACAGTCTTACCTGtgataatagtaataatagttAACCATAATTGTTGCATTTCTATGTGTTTAAGTAATGCTAAGTGTCTTGTAATCTACCGATGATCGTGATCTTAATATTGCGTGTATGCTTTTTGGCAGGTTGAAATTAAGAAGGCCGAGCCTCGTGACGGTTCCGGTGGACAGAACTCTAACAACAGCACTGTGGGAGGTGGTTACGGCAAGCTGGGCAACGAGTGCAGCCACTGGGGACCTCATCATGCGCCCATCAACATGATGCAGGGCCAGAATGGTCAGATGGGTGGTCCGCCACTCAATATGCCCATTGGGGCGCCTAACATGATGCCTGGATACCAGGGCTGGGGCACATCGCCTCAACAGCAGGGCTATGGCTATGGCAATAGCGGACCTGGATCCTACCAGGGCTGGGGTGCACCTCCAGGCCCCCAGGGACCACCACCACAGTGGTCGAACTACGCTGGACCGCAGCAGACGCAGGGCTATGGCGGCTACGATATGTACAACTCGACATCGACGGGAGCACCGTCGGGTCCGTCAGGTGGCGGTACCTGGAACTCATGGAATATGCCACCCAATTCGGCTGGACCAACTGGGGCACCTGGTGCCGGCGCTGGCACCGCCACCGATATGTACTCGCGTGCCCAGACCTGGGCAGCTGGCGGACCATCGACCACCGGCCCCGTGGGCAACATGCAGCGCACTGGACCCGGAAATTCGGCCTCGAAATCGGGCTCCGAATACGATTATGGCGGCTACGGATCCGGCTATGATTACGATTACAGCAACTATGTTAAACAGGAGGGTGCCTCCAATTATGGCGCAGGTCCCAGGTCAGCGTATGGCAACGATAGCTCCACACAGCCACCGTATGCCGCTTCGCAGGCCGTTTAAGCAGCTGCCTGTGTCCCCGTCTCCCGTCTCCGTGTCCGTGGTcccaagagaaagagagaacgagagaaggagagagagaggtgaaTGATGAAGAAGGCAAAAAGATGGTGGTAATTGTAAGCTAAAGCGTCGTCTGTTCTCGTTTAAACCTTTTTTaaagcatatacatatttttcattttgagatcagttgttgaaattaattaatgtaataatttaaacatatgctacacaacacatacacacaacaacaacaacaacactcaaGAATTCAGCTAAAAGTAATAACAAAAGAGAAACCCTAGCAAAACAAGGCAGGTTCATaggtttatatatatatatagatgatatatgtataaaacaacagtatatatatatgaatatatatattctatagcAATGAGTATGTAAAAacatcataaacataaaacatagACAACAACCTGAAGAATAAGAACActcagagcaacaacaaaaacatttctcATACGCCCTTCCTTCTCCTATATATATCCTATATCCCCCCATATATTACACTAACAAACAACACCCAACTAAAACCGCAGAAACATGCATtattcaataacaacaaataagaaaggaaaaaaataatagaaatgtGAAGATTTAAACATAATGATTTACAAGTATAAAGTTTAGCCAATTAGACACAAAAGAAAAGTGTacggaaaaaaacaaatacaaaacaagaaaggaattataagaaattatacattaaaaaatacatttaaaacacaaaaagatcCCCCTTAATTACTAAAATTAGTAAATACAAATTCGAAATTGTACAtttacaacaaacacacaacaacaacaacatcttggcaacaacaaatggaaCTTGCGCCGTGTCCCCCAACGAGTCTAACTTTGCTCCCTTCCCCTCCCACGCCCAGCACTTTTGGCGACAAGGCGTTAGCGTGTCTTGGAAAAGCTACAAAGGGgaaaaacacaattaattgtaattattgtaGGGGAAAGCACGCTTGTCTTAGCCAGAGTTTTAGCAACGGCGCGGGAATCGGGAAAATGGAAGTGGAAGTTGGCAATTGTTGCGGGGGTTGTGGCGCTAAAgtgagaaagaaagaaaacgttacaaaattaataaatttaccaTTTAATAAAGTATAAACAACTAGCTAAAAGTTaaactacatatataaagaAACCTTAATTAATAAGCGTATGTCGTATGTCGTTTGCATGTAAGCGAAAGTTGAACTTGAAACTAGAATTATATAGTGttggaattattattttttagttaaaaaGAAGAGATATGAGAACCgctaaataacaaacaaaaacattatGATTGATTGTCGACTATCGATAATCGCGGATGAGGATTAaaagcataacaaaaaaaaaatcacaaaaaatacgaaacgctcttaaacaaaatatacatttaaaataaaaggaaacGGAAAAGATTAAAGAGAATTAGAAaacgaaaagaagaaaaacaaaaacgctatatacatacttatatacatctatatatataaaatatatacataaatttaaacaacaacaaaacgtaAATTTAAACTACAGTTAAAAAGCAGAATAGGAAAcaaaaagtcataaaaaaaacgataCAAAAATAGATAGAGATTGACAGCCAGAAGAAAGTaagaaagtaaaaagaaaacgatGCTTAGAGTTGCgttgcacatttttttcaattttcatcgTTTGCCAAGCAGacgacaagaacaacaacaacagcaagatcagcaacaataacaataataacaacaattggtgtatatgtgtgttgtgtgtgttctactcacaaacacacacacacatgcgcgcacatatatttgtatacagaaagaaaaacacacacacaacatgcGCATAAAGCAACATGAGAAtgaattgcatattttattgattatatataaatattttatatatctttaattactttacatatatatattatttactctTAATTACACAAAACATGATCATTTTTTATGtgaccaccaacaacaaccaacaagtaaactaatttttaaatgattattaaacattaaaaacctacaaaataaacacaaaaaaaataccttacataatatatatataatctaatagatacatttatacacatttatatacaacaaacaaatatgaagtaatgtttttttgctattacaaactacaactacaatatACACacgtaatttttaatttgttgattaCGCGACACATTTACGATtaccatatacatacaattacatacatacatatttacatatatacctTACTTTATTTTTCGGTGATTTATTGCATAGTGTTTTTCGTCtaatttttacaacttttactTAGCAAGCAAATCCTACAAACATAAATTcctaatttaatatttcgtttaaaattacaaataaaacatatgcttaaattttttatataattataaacttaaaaaaactaaaaaaaaaaaaaaaagaaatcaataacaaaactaacgtaaaaatgcaaaaaatacacagtaaaaaaaacaacaaagtaaaGTGAAAAACGTATGAAAAGcgtttgaaaattttgaaaaaaaacaaatgcttttgttttccttttaatttaatttaataacaataacaaaagtgcAACAGCTCTGTGCTGCTTCTTCTCTATGTTGTGCGTATGTGTGCGAAggcgaatgtgtgtgcgtgtgtgtaaatCACAAATTGTATGTTGCAATAATTTACTTGGCCAGCAGAGCAGCAGGAGACGATGAGAACTAAATCAGTTGAGCAAGAAGTTTCGATCCATTTCCGCTTGTAATTTTtcgtaatttgtaatttctgtGTTTTTTCCAGCAGAgagaccagcagcagcaaaaacaagaacaaaaacaataattattttgctgcagtgcaacaacaacagcaaccacaaatacaacaacaacaacgtatCAGGCAGGCTCTTGACCTAACCTAacttagaaaaaaaaagaaaaaaacagttATGCGTGTATATATTCATACATGTTGAAAAATCTGTTGGTAAATGCAGTTAAGAAAACACCTGATGTAATTTTATAAGcaaaaatcattattattattacataaattaattactaTTATGAACATTGCATACTTACACACCTATACATATATCTTTTGTTTATTACCAGATACCAGaacccttttttttgcatgcagaaacagttaaaaaaaaaaaaaaaaaaattatattaaaataaaagtgatgtttaacaatttgaaataagtaatggtaaaattaataactaattcaagaaaatatacataaatagttAAAGCAAGGTTTAAAGTAATGGAAAATGTAAAcgtaaagcaaaaaacaaaaaaaaaatattaaaaaaaaaacaaacacactgACTGTTAATTgtaaaacaatttcttttttaatccGTACGATTTATGATTTaaagttaaacattttttaaataaaaacaaaacctaaTAAATGAACTACATATATGCATCTAAACGTAATTACAACtactatatacaattatatatataaatatatatatactatatacatacatataaatatatgcataaatatatcaatttaacaGTAACAAATAAATCTAATCTATTgtactaaacaaaaaaatgaaatgaaaaaccacaaaaaaaatatgaaacttaAAAGTGTTGCACTTTCAACAAATACGAAAACGTGacgtaaaacaaaaagtaaaaaaaaaacgaaaacaaaaagtcaaagaaaatgaatagaaaatggaaatggcaaaaTACAAGTGTGACTGTTAGTCTGCTATTATAGTAACAAGTCCATACAACGGCAAACAAATATCTATGTATGTCCATGCACCAAGAGAGAAATGTGTATGGTAATGATATTGAAGTAGTTTGTTTcgttacatatttattttctcatttCGTGTATTTGTGGTGGtctgtttcttatttttttgtttggcaacgCAATTGGAATttctttacaattttgtttttgatccTTATGCAGAATGCAAATCTTTATTtgatgatttgtttttgtcttttttaattttcattgatATTTTGGGAACTCATTCGTGTGTGGGGTTTTCAAGTTTCGCcgatatacataaaaaaatgaCAATGAAATAGCTATAAAACGAtctaatttaacatttaagaTAAAATAGTTACGAATGATGCgccaaaaaattgcaaactgcGAGTAAAACGACAAAACTGagaataccgaaaatactaaaaacaaaacaaaaaaaacataaaagatCGATTATCAATTACATTGATATCTGCAGTCAGTTCAAGAATTATCGATTAACGATTTCGTTTACAATTTCGACTGGTATCATAGTTAAGCTAAGTAACTGCTGACACAGGCACATGAATTTtctaatttctaatttttttgttggtttccCCACAGTTTTGTTGTTCAGGTATTCAAATAATGTACTTGTGTATTAGCCTTTAAAGACTAAACTAGAATGATTTGAAATAAGGAAATTTACAGATATCTAAGCTAAATTCCTAAGACAAAACGATTCCACCTAAGACACCTTTTGTAATGACTAAATTTATAGGGCAaggcaaaccaaaaaaacaaaaaaaaaaaaacacaataagataattacaaacatacataatGAGAGAAATAGTAACAGTTAGTGGTAGACTATTATATTACACATGGTGAATAAGCGAGAGTGGTGAGATTCGATCAACAACTCTGTGCGTGCATGTTTTGTACTTGTTTTTGTAACTACTTGATGA comes from the Drosophila sulfurigaster albostrigata strain 15112-1811.04 chromosome 2L, ASM2355843v2, whole genome shotgun sequence genome and includes:
- the LOC133845490 gene encoding uncharacterized protein LOC133845490, whose product is MRSMELLNTSLTPVRFVDSHHPQSPVKQQANLANCKARLESLVKDITANYAKWQLAHQRGIALCYAIEAKKTRCLDKPDEEIGYYPDEMALACDKLALITSIFVDIVKNSHEILRQLRTLIKAAGTASNVIFYRTWKLQHFVSFMEELLNRYGRESVVKQQVMQNIAHCTQRSKLIAYTTAWEFPDHVDAYVDLVFRLLAEEVKET
- the LOC133845466 gene encoding heterogeneous nuclear ribonucleoprotein 27C gives rise to the protein MEEDERGKLFVGGLSWETTQENLSRYFCRFGDIIDCVVMKNNESGRSRGFGFVTFADPTNVNHVLQNGPHTLDGRTIDPKPCNPRTLQKPKKGGGYKVFLGGLPSNVTETDLRTFFGRYGKVTEVVIMYDQEKKKSRGFGFLSFEEESSVEHVTNERYINLNGKQVEIKKAEPRDGSGGQNSNNSTVGGGYGKLGNECSHWGPHHAPINMMQGQNGQMGGPPLNMPIGAPNMMPGYQGWGTSPQQQGYGYGNSGPGSYQGWGAPPGPQGPPPQWSNYAGPQQTQGYGGYDMYNSTSTGAPSGPSGGGTWNSWNMPPNSAGPTGAPGAGAGTATDMYSRAQTWAAGGPSTTGPVGNMQRTGPGNSASKSGSEYDYGGYGSGYDYDYSNYVKQEGASNYGAGPRSAYGNDSSTQPPYAASQAV